One genomic segment of Hordeum vulgare subsp. vulgare chromosome 2H, MorexV3_pseudomolecules_assembly, whole genome shotgun sequence includes these proteins:
- the LOC123424982 gene encoding uncharacterized protein LOC123424982 — protein MANSTSGEHCIQIPAHCASRPANKKIAAPEKRLNTFVHAVALIERVGNALGTLAFTWATVVLLGGYSKDLSLEDDFWYATAIVFLEAARMFTRNNRLEYQLFFNTRGAFRPIGWTNGLVASLCFLNIFVILAETSVLRGFVLLIVVLATDRFLLGPKLHICNVLRRATSLWSPLVAILLTAPPLSNGLSTSWIVFTALLVPVLLVTISRLQFTRIIKLADSILGRKQGFWRQVVINLCIISALVMHKLQSYPSMSILCMCAFLVVSLGNFQIPAAVLRIVLASFSLLHKYNENEKSLAESLKIFYGMVLGQGILYVLACMLEFFSFIPRRYLIHCGGFRGRWGVESVNLYYAYALEKCMQQGVLAPKKISLSNFAMDSLNSDSPKNQLHGIRLMHNFLKWEPTRAQLLPKLDTSTNTVDRIIRMLDWTSPKDTIIRLYAAKVTAELAKDLRVVTFPGTLQLVSALFDAHSGTKRGNPLLDTDDEQEEKQDQFLEDSQEQEHHTVRDVADNQGQRRDQLQDTDKPLEETQTCSTQQAHNDKHGSYILRCWQRILELRSVPKEELSTDHDLLPALAMSIIESLASCDQENCVEISNAANLIPKIIGFTRFRHATNTVDTETQQKFLLKSSLTVLQRLTSIGGEIGITLRYKISKHPFLLRNLAETLEYNRNSQELRKLVAGILRNIAIDGNTRQDIGRIQIIITRLTQAFLNGEGTMSTNADHLSRKVTGQALAMLTTESVQNCLIVLKEPEFIKKLKHLIFIHGGKYIYVAASLLRNLCLHAEPELRESDLKELSHTLREVLEKIIDVEGAELEILIGLSSQICKIIPEDFSQELEGGQIKQRFVKRLIDALNTNMEPSAHCPGIRRVILEQVINMVECNYHYADYLNEFRMTEVLSMVEQTLSKAEDYKLFLGDAGFMEYSTPISALLARAKELMCRD, from the exons GATGTTCACACGAAACAACAGACTGGAATACCAACTGTTCTTTAATACGAGGGGAGCTTTTAGACCTATTGGCTGGACGAATGGACTCGTTGCAAGCCTATGCTTCTTAAATATTTTCGTGATCCTCGCGGAGACATCTGTTTTGCGAGGGTTTGTATTGCTGATAGTAGTACTTGCAACTGACCGGTTCCTGTTGGGGCCGAAACTGCACATATGCAATGTGCTACGCCGTGCCACATCACTGTGGAGCCCCTTGGTTGCAATCCTACTGACGGCTCCCCCTCTGTCCAACGGCCTATCGACCAGTTGGATTGTATTCACAGCACTACTTGTGCCAGTGCTATTGGTAACAATAAGCAGGCTAcagttcaccagaatcatcaaactaGCGGATAGTATTCTTGGCAGGAAACAAGGATTTTGGCGCCAAGTTGTTATAAACTTGTGCATTATTTCTGCGCTAGTGATGCACAAGCTACAATCATATCCATCCATGTCCATCTTATGCATGTGTGCTTTCTTGGTGGTGTCACTAGGCAACTTCCAGATTCCGGCAGCGGTGTTGCGTATTGTACTCGCAAGCTTCAGCTTACTGCACAAGTACAATGAAAATGAAAAGAGCCTCGCGGAATCTCTTAAAATCTTCTACGGGATGGTGCTTGGACAAGGAATCCTCTATGTTCTGGCCTGCATGCTCGAGTTTTTTTCATTCATCCCTCGGAGATACCTTATCCACTGTGGTGGGTTTAGAGGACGATGGGGTGTGGAATCTGTCAATCTGTACTATGCATACGCCTTGGAGAAATGCATGCAGCAGGGTGTGCTTGCTCCAAAGAAGATCAGCCTCAGCAACTTTGCGATGGATTCTCTAAACTCGGATTCACCCAAGAATCAGCTCCACGGTATTCGTCTGATGCACAACTTTCTGAAATGGGAACCAACCAGGGCACAGCTCCTTCCAAAACTCGACACTTCTACCAATACGGTGGACAGAATAATCAGGATGTTGGATTGGACAAGTCCAAAGGATACAATTATCAGAttatatgccgcaaaggtcaccgctGAACTTGCAAAGGACCTCCGTGTTGTCACTTTCCCCGGTACATTACAGCTTGTGTCCGCACTTTTTGATGCTCACAGTGGAACAAAAAGAGGAAATCCGCTTCTAGACACAGATGATgaacaagaagaaaaacaagatcaATTTCTGGAAGATAGCCAAGAGCAAGAACATCATACAGTAAGGGATGTGGCTGATAACCAAGGGCAAAGACGAGACCAACTTCAAGACACCGATAAACCGCTCGAGGAAACACAAACCTGCTCAACCCAACAAGCCCACAACGATAAACATGGTTCTTACATACTCAGATGCTGGCAGCGGATTTTAGAATTACGTTCAGTTCCCAAGGAGGAGTTGTCAACAGACCACGATCTTCTCCCAGCACTGGCCATGTCAATTATTGAAAGTCTTGCTAGCTGTGATCAGGAAAACTGTGTGGAAATCAGCAATGCAGCTAACCTCATCCCGAAGATCATAGGATTCACAAGATTCAGACATGCCACGAACACTGTGGATACCGAAACACAACAAAAGTTCCTGCTTAAGTCATCACTAACAGTGCTGCAAAGACTCACAAGCATTGGCGGGGAAATCGGCATAACACTACGGTACAAGATATCAAAACATCCCTTCCTATTGAGAAACCTTGCAGAAACCTTGGAGTACAACAGGAACAGCCAGGAATTGAGAAAGTTGGTGGCAGGAATCCTCAGGAATATTGCCATTGATGGGAACACAAGGCAGGACATTGGCCGCATTCAAATAATCATCACCAGGCTCACACAGGCATTTCTCAATGGAGAAGGAACCATGAGTACCAATGCTGATCACTTATCACGGAAGGTCACCGGGCAAGCACTGGCAATGCTCACAACAGAAAGTGTCCAAAATTGCTTGATTGTGTTGAAGGAACCAGAGTTTATTAAGAAACTCAAACATTTGATCTTCATCCATGGTGGCAAGTACATATATGTTGCAGCAAGCCTGTTGCGCAATCTGTGCCTACATGCTGAACCCGAGCTCAGAGAGTCGGACCTGAAGGAACTATCTCATACCTTGAGAGAG GTGTTGGAAAAAATAATTGACGTGGAAGGGGCAGAACTAGAGATCCTCATTGGCCTTAGCTCACAGATTTGTAAAATCATCCCTGAAGACTTTAGCCAGGAACTAGAAGGCGGTCAGATTAAGCAGAGATTCGTGAAGAGGCTCATTGATGCGTTGAATACAAACATGGAACCTAGTGCTCATTGTCCTGGGATCAGAAGGGTGATACTTGAGCAAGTTATTAACATGGTGGAGTGCAATTATCACTATGCAGACTATTTGAACGAATTCAGGATGACAGAAGTCCTATCAATGGTAGAACAAACACTGTCGAAGGCTGAGGACTACAAACTCTTCTTGGGTGATGCAGGTTTCATGGAGTACAGCACCCCTATCTCCGCTCTTTTGGCAAGAGCAAAAGAGCTTATGTGTCGTGACTGA